The genome window TGAAAGTGACAGGAATGATCTTGAAAACCTTAAAAGGCTAAATCAAAAGGACCAGGTCAAATTTGTGATCGGAAACCGTAAGGATTATGAGTATGCCAAAGATATCACAAAATTGATATCTCCTGAATTTGCTGAAAAGAACATACTGTTTTCTCCTGTTTCCGGGGAAATTACCTGTGCTAAGCTTGCAAAGTGGATACTTGAGGATAATCTGAACATCAGGCTTCATCTTCAAGTGCATAAAATAATCTGGCCTGATAAACAAAGAGGGGTATAGGGTTTAGGGCTCAGGGGTTTATGGATGCTTCTATTTTCGTGGTCTTCGTGAGCTTCGTGGTGAAAAAAGTCATATGAAAGATTGAGGGTTTATGATTACAAGAAAAAAAGCGGTTGTCCTGTTAAGCGGAGGCCTTGATTCAACGACCCTTCTGGCCATTGCAAAGCATGAAGGCTTTGAAATACATAGTTTAACTTTTTTCTATGGACAGCGCCACGCTTTTGAACTGCAGGCAGCTAAAAAAGTGGCGGATGCCTTTAATGTTGCAAAGCATCTTGTAATAAACATGGATCTTAAAATTATCGGCGCTTCAGCCCTTACCGACAACATTGATGTGCCAAAGGTAAAAGATATAAAGCAGATAGGAAAACAGATCCCAGTCACTTATGTGCCTGCGCGAAATACAATCTTCCTCTCCTATGCCCTTGCTCTGGCAGAGGTTCTTCTTTCATCCGATATATTTATCGGCGTCAACGCTATCGACTACAGCGGATACCCCGACTGCCGGCCTGAATACATAAAAGCCTTTGAACAAATGGCAAATCTTGCCACAAAGGCGGGAGTGGAAGGGCTTACAAAAATAAAGATAAGAGTTCCGCTAATTAATATGACCAAAGCCCAAATTATAAAAAAAGGGATTGAACTTGGAGTTGATTATTCCTTAACACATA of Anaerolineae bacterium contains these proteins:
- the queC gene encoding 7-cyano-7-deazaguanine synthase QueC — its product is MITRKKAVVLLSGGLDSTTLLAIAKHEGFEIHSLTFFYGQRHAFELQAAKKVADAFNVAKHLVINMDLKIIGASALTDNIDVPKVKDIKQIGKQIPVTYVPARNTIFLSYALALAEVLLSSDIFIGVNAIDYSGYPDCRPEYIKAFEQMANLATKAGVEGLTKIKIRVPLINMTKAQIIKKGIELGVDYSLTHSCYDPSPENLACGKCDSCILRKHGFKKAGVSDPTRYVLRI